The Falco peregrinus isolate bFalPer1 chromosome 1, bFalPer1.pri, whole genome shotgun sequence genome has a window encoding:
- the UBAP1L gene encoding ubiquitin-associated protein 1-like isoform X2, which translates to MISSDARNQAAAMSYLDEVPFRAAISLSGDSAAENTLITAPAIELPDCTDILMSTMHDFSLERKVLYWVEVASQQQTSRHQVTSEVIPTAPPCWLLLVDPADSCGGRARDGAVRRSISLSSAHSSYGHTAGRGALPESESWHSEEDEYSEDDEYSSTSWEDNDKDEKLPRRRSTERGVALRPGFYQPRPKTSPSLLEPSLENGGHKPASPDPSKQRRSMVIFNNMKNELEAARRKLAALVHPLNRTTTESRGVPVSRPLPRRPRTSRSVKYGPAPDVSRLGTLVPAPPAAPIPPIKRHKPTVPSLSPYACLPPASVPAQPLSSHRSQRDSAADLLLALSQEERDLIEPVIALGYPTHKAILTLQKTGRQSLSQFLSYLSACDRLLKQGYEEGQVEEAMEMFQYSEKKAAEFLRLLAQFNDMGFQQNEIKEVLLLCGNQREKALEELVMKAQ; encoded by the exons ATGATTTCGTCTGATG CAAGAAATCAGGCAGCAGCAATGAGCTACCTGGATGAAGTTCCCTTCCGGGCAGCCATAAGCCTCAGTGGAGACTCAGCGGCAGAAAACACTTTAATCACTGCCCCGGCTATCGAGCTCCCCGACTGCACCGACATCCTCATGAGCACCATG CATGACTTctcactggaaagaaaagtgcTTTACTGGGTAGAGGTGGCTTCTCAGCAGCAAACCTCCCGGCATCAGGTCACCTCCGAAGTCATCCCCACAGCTCCGccgtgctggctgctgctggtggatcCTGCCGACAGCTGCGGGGGGCGAGCACGGGACGGGGCGGTGCGGCGCAGCATCAGCCTgagctctgcccacagcagctACGGGCACACCGCGGGCAGAGGTGCCTTGCCCGAGAGCGAGAGCTGGCACTCAGAGGAGGACGAGTACTCTGAGGATGATGAGTATTCCTCAACCTCCTGGGAAGACAACGACAAGGATGAAAAGCTTCCCAGGAGGCGAAGCACTGAGAGAGGTGTGGCTCTGCGTCCTGGTTTTTACCAGCCCCGACCAAAGACATCGCCCAGCTTGCTGGAGCCCTCGCTGGAGAATGGTGGCCACAAGCCAGCCAGCCCGGACCCGAGCAAGCAGAGAAGATCCATGGTGATATTTAACAACATGAAGAACGAGCTGGAAGCTGCCAGGAGGAAGCTGGCTGCTTTGGTGCATCCTTTGAACAGAACCACCACGGAGAGCAGGGGGGTCCCGGTGTCCCGGCCGCTGCCCCGGCGCCCCCGCACCAGCCGCAGTGTCAAGTATGGGCCAGCCCCAGATGTGTCCCGGCTGGGGACCTTGgtgccagctcctccagctgccccaaTCCCCCCAATCAAACGGCATAAGCCCACGGTGCCG tCCCTCAGCCCCTACGCCTGCCTCCCCCCGGCCTCCGTGCCTGCGCAACCTCTCAGTTCCCACAGATCCCAGAGGGATTCGGCGGCTGACCTGCTCTTGGCTCTGAGCCAAGAGGAGCGGGACCTCATCGAGCCTGTTATAGCCTTGGGCTATCCCACCCACAAAGCCATCCTCACCCTCCAGAAGACTGGAAGGCAAAGCTTAAGTCAG TTCCTGAGCTACCTGAGTGCCTGTGACCGGCTGCTGAAGCAGGGCTACGAGGAAGGGCAGGTGGAGGAGGCCATGGAAATGTTCCAGTACTCTGAGAAGAAG gcagctgaaTTCTTGCGTCTGTTAGCTCAGTTTAACGACATGGGTTTCcagcaaaatgaaatcaaagaagTTCTTTTGCTTTGTGGGAATCAGAGGGAGAAGGCGCTGGAAGAGCTTGTGATGAAAGCGCAGTGA
- the UBAP1L gene encoding ubiquitin-associated protein 1-like isoform X1 translates to MISSDAARNQAAAMSYLDEVPFRAAISLSGDSAAENTLITAPAIELPDCTDILMSTMHDFSLERKVLYWVEVASQQQTSRHQVTSEVIPTAPPCWLLLVDPADSCGGRARDGAVRRSISLSSAHSSYGHTAGRGALPESESWHSEEDEYSEDDEYSSTSWEDNDKDEKLPRRRSTERGVALRPGFYQPRPKTSPSLLEPSLENGGHKPASPDPSKQRRSMVIFNNMKNELEAARRKLAALVHPLNRTTTESRGVPVSRPLPRRPRTSRSVKYGPAPDVSRLGTLVPAPPAAPIPPIKRHKPTVPSLSPYACLPPASVPAQPLSSHRSQRDSAADLLLALSQEERDLIEPVIALGYPTHKAILTLQKTGRQSLSQFLSYLSACDRLLKQGYEEGQVEEAMEMFQYSEKKAAEFLRLLAQFNDMGFQQNEIKEVLLLCGNQREKALEELVMKAQ, encoded by the exons ATGATTTCGTCTGATG CAGCAAGAAATCAGGCAGCAGCAATGAGCTACCTGGATGAAGTTCCCTTCCGGGCAGCCATAAGCCTCAGTGGAGACTCAGCGGCAGAAAACACTTTAATCACTGCCCCGGCTATCGAGCTCCCCGACTGCACCGACATCCTCATGAGCACCATG CATGACTTctcactggaaagaaaagtgcTTTACTGGGTAGAGGTGGCTTCTCAGCAGCAAACCTCCCGGCATCAGGTCACCTCCGAAGTCATCCCCACAGCTCCGccgtgctggctgctgctggtggatcCTGCCGACAGCTGCGGGGGGCGAGCACGGGACGGGGCGGTGCGGCGCAGCATCAGCCTgagctctgcccacagcagctACGGGCACACCGCGGGCAGAGGTGCCTTGCCCGAGAGCGAGAGCTGGCACTCAGAGGAGGACGAGTACTCTGAGGATGATGAGTATTCCTCAACCTCCTGGGAAGACAACGACAAGGATGAAAAGCTTCCCAGGAGGCGAAGCACTGAGAGAGGTGTGGCTCTGCGTCCTGGTTTTTACCAGCCCCGACCAAAGACATCGCCCAGCTTGCTGGAGCCCTCGCTGGAGAATGGTGGCCACAAGCCAGCCAGCCCGGACCCGAGCAAGCAGAGAAGATCCATGGTGATATTTAACAACATGAAGAACGAGCTGGAAGCTGCCAGGAGGAAGCTGGCTGCTTTGGTGCATCCTTTGAACAGAACCACCACGGAGAGCAGGGGGGTCCCGGTGTCCCGGCCGCTGCCCCGGCGCCCCCGCACCAGCCGCAGTGTCAAGTATGGGCCAGCCCCAGATGTGTCCCGGCTGGGGACCTTGgtgccagctcctccagctgccccaaTCCCCCCAATCAAACGGCATAAGCCCACGGTGCCG tCCCTCAGCCCCTACGCCTGCCTCCCCCCGGCCTCCGTGCCTGCGCAACCTCTCAGTTCCCACAGATCCCAGAGGGATTCGGCGGCTGACCTGCTCTTGGCTCTGAGCCAAGAGGAGCGGGACCTCATCGAGCCTGTTATAGCCTTGGGCTATCCCACCCACAAAGCCATCCTCACCCTCCAGAAGACTGGAAGGCAAAGCTTAAGTCAG TTCCTGAGCTACCTGAGTGCCTGTGACCGGCTGCTGAAGCAGGGCTACGAGGAAGGGCAGGTGGAGGAGGCCATGGAAATGTTCCAGTACTCTGAGAAGAAG gcagctgaaTTCTTGCGTCTGTTAGCTCAGTTTAACGACATGGGTTTCcagcaaaatgaaatcaaagaagTTCTTTTGCTTTGTGGGAATCAGAGGGAGAAGGCGCTGGAAGAGCTTGTGATGAAAGCGCAGTGA
- the KBTBD13 gene encoding kelch repeat and BTB domain-containing protein 13 translates to MTPEEEGSPAGPPERVRIRVEEQSFWVEKTLLVESSEYFRALFRSGMRESTQEEIGLGELSAAGFLAMLRVLAGERPILSSEETFQAVECAAFLQVKLLAKYLIHSINSDNCILLYQAAAIFGLLDLFHCAALYIRDSYAELEEYLDCLSTDLLAYVEALLPSTFVAVGAHTPTFEFLEDLSRTICYLDEETNTWRTLSCLPLSASTFLAGMTTMDNKIYIVGGVYGASKQVVESSFCYDADTNTWSEFPSPHQLRYDVRLVGHEGYLYAIGGEYEKISLKSVERYDVASGTWTFVSDLPQPSAAAPCAQAMGQIFVCLWKPLDTTVIYEYETQQDTWLPVTELKRHQSYGHCMVAHRDNLYIMRNGPSDDFLRCVIDCFNLTSRQWTALPGQFLNSKGALFTAVIRGDTVYTVNKMLTLLYSVEEETWRFKKERAGFPRSGSLQTFLLRLPRRNHDVAM, encoded by the coding sequence ATGACCCCAGAGGAGGAAGGCTCCCCGGCAGGGCCCCCGGAGCGGGTGCGTATCCGGGTGGAGGAGCAGTCGTTCTGGGTGGAGAAGACCTTGCTGGTGGAGAGCAGCGAGTACTTCCGTGCCCTCTTCCGCTCAGGCATGAGGGAGAGCACGCAGGAGGAGAtcgggctgggggagctgagcGCGGCTGGGTTCCTCGCCATGCTGCGGGTGCTGGCAGGTGAGAGGCCCATCCTCAGCAGTGAGGAGACCTTCCAGGCAGTCGAGTGTGCTGCCTTCCTGCAGGTGAAGCTCTTGGCCAAGTACTTGATCCACTCCATCAACTCCGACAACTGCATCCTGCTGTACCAAGCCGCCGCCATATTTGGCCTCCTGGACCTCTTCCACTGCGCCGCGCTCTACATCAGGGACAGCTACGCTGAGCTGGAGGAGTACCTGGACTGCCTCTCCACTGACCTGCTGGCCTACGTGGAAGCCCTCCTACCCAGCACCTTTGTGGCAGTAGGAGCCCACACACCCACCTTTGAGTTCTTGGAGGACCTCTCCAGGACCATCTGCTACCTGGACGAGGAGACCAACACATGGAGGACGCTCTCCTGCCTTCCGCTGAGTGCCAGCACATTCCTAGCCGGCATGACGACCATGGATAATAAGATCTACATCGTGGGTGGCGTCTATGGGGCCAGCAAGCAGGTGGTGGAGAGCAGCTTCTGCTACGACGCCGACACCAACACCTGGAGCGAGTTCCCCAGCCCTCACCAGCTGCGCTACGATGTCAGGCTGGTGGGCCACGAGGGCTACCTCTATGCTATTGGCGGGGAGTACGAGAAGATCTCGCTGAAGTCCGTGGAGCGGTATGACGTGGCCTCCGGCACCTGGACATTCGTCTCTGACCTGCCACAGCCGAGCGCGGCAGCACCCTGTGCCCAAGCCATGGGCCAGATCTTCGTTTGCTTGTGGAAGCCGCTGGATACCACTGTCATCTATGAGTATGAGACCCAGCAAGACACGTGGCTTCCCGTCACTGAGCTCAAGCGGCACCAGAGCTACGGGCACTGCATGGTGGCCCACCGCGACAACCTCTACATCATGCGCAATGGCCCCTCGGATGACTTCTTGCGTTGTGTCATCGATTGCTTCAACCTGACATCACGGCAGTGGACCGCGCTGCCCGGGCAGTTCCTGAACAGCAAAGGAGCCCTTTTCACTGCCGTCATCAGAGGAGACACCGTCTACACTGTCAACAAGATGCTGACGCTCCTCTACTCTGTGGAAGAGGAGACCTGGAGGTTCAAGAAGGAGCGGGCAGGTTTCCCACGCAGCGGCTCCCTGCAGACCTTCCTCCTGCGGCTGCCGAGACGCAATCACGACGTCGCGATGTAG
- the RASL12 gene encoding ras-like protein family member 12, protein MSSMFGKPRAGGERLPQSPLAECNVAILGCRGAGKSALTVKFLTKRFISEYDPNLEDTYASEELVDQQPVLLKVMDTADQDGPGNCERYLRWASAFLVVYSIDDRKSFEGCQHYLEVLALHARGCQRRCPVLLLGNKLDMEQYRQVPAAEGMSLASRFGCLFYEVSACQDFVGVQHVFHEAVREVRRQAEWSLPVQPLFITEERPCPSVATPVVLPTRHSLASCTFNTLSTVNYKEIPSVAQAKLVTVKSSRAQSKRKAPTLTLLKGFKIF, encoded by the exons ATGTCGTCGATGTTTGGCAAACCCCGAGCCGGTGGTGAGCGGCTGCCCCAGAGCCCCCTCGCCGAGTGTAATGTGGCCATCCTGGGGTGCCGAGGGGCTGGCAAGTCAG ctctgacCGTGAAGTTTCTAACCAAGAGGTTCATAAGCGAATATGACCCGAACTTAG AGGACACCTACGCCTCAGAGGAGCTGGTGGACCAGCAGCCCGTGCTGCTGAAGGTGATGGACACTGCCGACCAG GATGGCCCGGGGAACTGTGAGCGCTACCTGCGCTGGGCCAGCGCCTTCCTCGTCGTCTACAGCATCGACGATAGGAAGAGCTTTGAGGGCTGCCAGCACTACCTGGAGGTCCTCGCCCTGCACGCGAGGGgctgccagcgccgctgccctGTGCTCCTGTTGGGCAACAAGCTGGACATGGAGCAGTACAG GCAGGTGCCCGCAGCCGAAGGGATGTCCCTGGCAAGCAGGTTTGGGTGCCTCTTCTACGAGGTGTCGGCATGCCAGGACTTCGTAGGTGTGCAGCATGTCTTCCACGAAGCCGTGCGGGAGGTGCGGCGCCAGGCAGAGTGGAGCTTGCCTGTCCAGCCACTATTCATCACTGAGGAGCGTCCCTGTCCGTCGGTGGCCACGCCAGTGGTCCTGCCCACCCGCCACAGCCTGGCCAGCTGCACCTTCAACACTCTCTCCACCGTCAACTACAAGGAGATCCCCTCGGTGGCCCAGGCCAAGCTGGTCACTGTCAAGTCCTCACGGGCTCAGAGCAAGAGGAAAGCTCCCACGCTCACCTTGCTGAAAGGCTTCAAGATATTTTAG
- the SLC51B gene encoding organic solute transporter subunit beta, translating to MKFFWIISFLLLQGTEAFLMKNANVKLCLQASPMNGNVLLEDCNPESDFQDWSWQGDSLMNHGTQSCLSVVGADRVQTSFCDSADYMSWDCSNSLLSPVGSSQGYLVAKRKGVTLNNVRGLKAQWQDVADRSVCEEKPAKAEQDSYFFAALASTHMYDHTAGNVTLALGIDQEELEELLWFFRREDPSTWNYSILALSFVAMILGLVLLAINIVRNRKRKRMYREAVQTAQQAELEAKQALMPVQEYSPAEPQKQEPVPQEQRSGEVMVQWKDGTVTSLYTERSEDAI from the exons ATGAAGTTCTTCTGGATAATCtcatttttgctgctgcaaG GCACTGAAGCTTTTCTGATGAAAAACGCTAACGTCAAGCTGTGTTTACAAGCCAGCCCAATGAATGGGAATGTATTGCTGGAGGACTGTAATCCAGAGTCAGATTTCCAGGACTGGTCTTGGCAAGGCGATTCTTTGATGAATCATGGCACGCAGAGCTGCCTCTCTGTGGTTGGGGCTGACAGAGTGCAGACAAGTTTCTGCGACAGCGCAGACTACATGAGCTGGGACTGCTCGAATTCGCTGCTCTctcctgtgggcagcagccagggctaCCTGGTGGCAAAGAGGAAAGGAGTCACTCTCAACAATGTGAGAGGCCTTAAGGCCCAATGGCAAGATGTTGCAGACAGGAGCGTGTGTGAGGAGAAACCAG CCAAGGCAGAGCAAGACAGCTACTTCTTTGCAGCCCTTGCCAGCACACACATGTATGACCACACAGCAGGGAATGTGACTCTTGCACTGGGTATAGATCAagaagagctggaggagctgctctgGTTCTTCCGCAGAGAAGACC CATCAACGTGGAATTACTCCATCCTCGCGCTTTCCTTTGTGGCCATGATTTTGGGTCTTGTCCTTCTGGCCATTAACATTGTGCGAAACAG aaaaaggaagagaatgtATAGAGAAGCAGTGCAAACTgcgcagcaggcagagctggaggccAAGCAAGCCCTGATGCCTGTGCAGGAATACAGCCCCGCCGAGCCGCAAAAGCAGGAGCCAGTGCCTCAGGAGCAGAGATCAGGAGAAGTGATGGTCCAGTGGAAGGACGGGACCGTCACGTCTCTGTACACAGAGAGGTCTGAGGATGCCATATAA